In Sedimentibacter sp. MB31-C6, one genomic interval encodes:
- a CDS encoding YitT family protein — MSYKQTIKEYILIAIGTFIVALGVYYFMVPENLASGGVSGLAIVINNYVTIPISLINFILNFILLIIGFILLGREFGGKTIFSVFFLSISMSIMEQIYPATKPVTDEVLLNLICGIVISAMGLSIVFNQNASTGGTDILAKVFNKYLNLDMGKGLMAADVIVVVFAFFTYGIETGIIGAFGWFLNGVVVNYFIDGFSVKNEVVIISKNPQDIKEYIFKELDRGVTVYKAEGGYTKESKDIIVTILDRNEYYILKNELKNIDPNVFVTVRAIQEVYGFGFSKF; from the coding sequence ATGTCATATAAACAAACAATAAAAGAATATATATTAATTGCAATAGGAACCTTTATAGTTGCTTTAGGTGTTTATTATTTCATGGTACCTGAGAATTTAGCATCTGGAGGTGTTTCGGGTCTTGCAATAGTAATTAATAATTATGTAACAATTCCCATATCCCTTATAAACTTCATATTAAATTTTATATTATTAATAATAGGTTTTATATTACTAGGTCGTGAATTCGGTGGAAAAACTATTTTCTCAGTATTTTTTCTTTCAATATCCATGTCTATAATGGAGCAAATTTACCCAGCAACAAAACCAGTCACTGATGAAGTTTTATTAAATCTTATATGCGGAATAGTAATATCAGCAATGGGGCTATCTATAGTATTTAATCAAAATGCTTCTACAGGTGGAACAGATATATTAGCAAAAGTATTCAATAAATATTTAAATTTAGATATGGGAAAAGGGTTAATGGCAGCAGATGTTATAGTAGTAGTATTTGCTTTTTTTACATATGGTATTGAAACTGGCATAATTGGTGCTTTTGGATGGTTTTTAAATGGAGTAGTTGTAAATTATTTTATAGATGGATTTTCAGTTAAAAATGAGGTTGTAATCATTTCGAAAAATCCTCAAGATATAAAAGAGTATATATTTAAAGAATTAGACAGAGGTGTAACAGTTTATAAAGCAGAAGGTGGTTATACAAAGGAAAGTAAAGACATTATAGTTACTATACTAGACAGAAATGAGTATTATATTTTAAAAAATGAATTAAAAAATATTGATCCAAATGTTTTTGTAACAGTAAGGGCTATTCAAGAGGTTTATGGATTTGGTTTTTCTAAATTTTAA
- a CDS encoding sodium-dependent transporter, with product MEKTGNGKRENWGSKFGFIMAAAGSAVGLGNIWRFPYLTGENGGGAFIVIYLACVLIIGLSIMVAEFTVGRRTSLAAVGAYKTTDRRWTFAGVLGVLSAFFIMGFYPVVGGWSAAYIFKSATGLLSDPAAIVDTFSAFTANPIEPILWMLGYLVVNVIIVSKGVKGGIEAAGKVLMPTLFVLLIFISIRNVMLPGAGAGMEFLFKPDWTKVSGGTFLAALGQAFFSLSLGMGCMITYGSYLNKKESLPSSALQVTIMDTGVAILAGVAIFPALFAYGMEPAAGPSLIFMVLPTVFAEMGGFGVFLSIIFFIAFTVAALTSSVSLLEVVVAYLIDERKMERKKAVYGTAAIMVCTGILSSLSMGLMSEFKILGVVVFDFFDILTDKIFLAIGGMFIAIFVGWFMKKEDLKDELTNGGTIKFGLFEIWYNLIKFVIPLAIAVVAFVGITSIEQTSLMIFGLAIIVVLAIFSKKL from the coding sequence ATGGAGAAAACAGGAAATGGAAAAAGAGAGAATTGGGGCTCGAAATTTGGTTTTATCATGGCAGCTGCAGGCTCAGCAGTTGGACTTGGTAATATATGGAGATTCCCATATTTAACCGGTGAAAACGGTGGTGGAGCATTTATAGTAATTTACTTGGCTTGTGTATTAATAATTGGACTTAGTATTATGGTGGCAGAATTTACTGTAGGTAGAAGAACTAGTCTTGCTGCTGTAGGAGCTTACAAAACAACTGATAGAAGATGGACTTTTGCTGGAGTTTTAGGTGTTCTTAGCGCATTCTTTATAATGGGATTTTATCCAGTAGTTGGTGGTTGGTCAGCAGCTTATATCTTTAAATCAGCTACAGGGTTACTCAGTGATCCAGCAGCAATTGTAGATACATTTAGTGCTTTTACAGCTAATCCGATTGAGCCAATCTTGTGGATGTTAGGTTATTTGGTAGTAAATGTTATTATTGTTTCAAAGGGAGTTAAAGGTGGTATTGAGGCAGCGGGTAAAGTTCTTATGCCGACTCTTTTTGTATTATTAATCTTTATTTCTATTAGAAATGTTATGTTACCAGGAGCTGGAGCAGGAATGGAATTTTTATTTAAACCTGATTGGACAAAAGTTTCCGGAGGAACTTTTTTAGCAGCATTAGGTCAGGCCTTTTTCTCACTTAGTTTAGGTATGGGTTGTATGATAACTTATGGTAGTTATCTTAATAAAAAAGAAAGTCTTCCAAGTAGTGCTTTACAAGTAACTATTATGGATACAGGTGTTGCAATATTAGCAGGAGTTGCAATATTTCCTGCATTGTTTGCATATGGAATGGAACCAGCAGCAGGACCTAGTTTAATATTTATGGTTTTACCAACTGTTTTTGCTGAAATGGGAGGTTTTGGTGTATTTCTTTCTATTATATTCTTTATTGCATTTACAGTTGCTGCATTAACTTCATCAGTATCATTATTGGAAGTTGTAGTAGCTTACTTGATTGATGAAAGAAAAATGGAAAGAAAGAAAGCAGTTTATGGAACTGCGGCTATAATGGTATGCACAGGTATTTTATCATCATTATCTATGGGACTTATGTCAGAATTCAAAATATTAGGTGTTGTTGTATTTGATTTCTTCGATATATTAACTGATAAAATTTTCTTAGCTATTGGTGGTATGTTTATAGCTATATTTGTTGGATGGTTTATGAAGAAGGAAGACCTTAAAGATGAACTTACTAATGGTGGAACAATTAAATTTGGGTTGTTTGAAATTTGGTATAATTTAATTAAATTTGTTATTCCTTTGGCTATTGCTGTAGTAGCATTTGTAGGAATAACATCAATTGAACAAACTAGCTTAATGATTTTTGGTTTGGCTATTATAGTAGTTCTTGCTATATTCTCTAAAAAACTATAA
- a CDS encoding uracil-xanthine permease family protein, giving the protein MSTKNEEIHGYLPDERPPVIGLIFFALQQIVVMFPATVLVALITGFHVSTTIFASGLATLGFILVTGRKIPLYYGSSFSYISAIASIMSAEAFTNYTLDDKIAIAQFGIIMSGFVSIIAGYIIKRSGKDTIDKVLPPTVTGSIAIIIGLSLAANAMLDASTYPAVVLESQAEFAGGMAWLIAIITLISTILYSVYLKGKLSQLPILFGLLTGYLSAIIIGGITGIPFITFDTVQTASIISIPKFTLPIPNLAAVIAIMPIAIATIPESTAHIYQLDIYVNDLARKKGSDKKYNIEDKLGLNLIGDGLGDIISGFIGGPAGTNYGENISAMAISKNFSVSVLILAAIFTMIISCFTPLINVIYSIPKCVIGGLSIYLFGVIAAQGITIMMDKKVDMFNSKNLAVIAVILIVGLGGSFGFPGSMIPMFGIQIPAIATAAIVGIILNLLLSLDNK; this is encoded by the coding sequence ATGTCAACAAAAAATGAAGAAATACATGGTTATTTGCCGGACGAACGTCCACCAGTCATAGGACTCATATTTTTTGCATTGCAACAAATTGTTGTAATGTTTCCCGCAACAGTACTAGTAGCACTTATCACAGGCTTTCATGTTTCAACAACAATTTTTGCAAGCGGATTAGCTACACTTGGATTTATATTAGTTACTGGTAGAAAAATTCCTTTATATTATGGTTCGAGTTTTTCATATATTTCAGCAATTGCCTCGATTATGAGTGCAGAAGCTTTCACAAATTATACTCTTGACGACAAAATTGCAATTGCACAATTCGGTATAATTATGTCTGGTTTTGTATCAATAATAGCAGGATATATAATTAAACGTTCAGGGAAAGATACAATAGATAAAGTATTACCACCGACAGTAACGGGAAGCATAGCGATAATTATAGGATTATCTCTAGCTGCTAATGCAATGTTAGATGCATCAACTTATCCTGCAGTAGTATTAGAAAGTCAAGCTGAGTTTGCAGGAGGTATGGCATGGCTTATTGCTATAATCACACTTATATCAACAATATTATATTCTGTTTATTTAAAAGGAAAGTTAAGTCAACTTCCAATATTATTTGGACTATTAACCGGCTATTTATCAGCTATTATTATTGGAGGTATAACTGGTATACCTTTCATAACCTTTGATACTGTACAAACTGCTTCGATAATTTCTATTCCAAAATTTACTCTTCCTATTCCAAATTTAGCTGCAGTAATCGCAATTATGCCAATAGCTATTGCTACTATACCAGAATCAACAGCACATATTTATCAATTAGATATTTATGTAAATGATTTAGCAAGAAAGAAAGGCTCTGATAAAAAGTATAACATTGAAGATAAACTTGGATTAAATTTAATAGGTGACGGATTAGGAGACATTATTTCTGGTTTTATTGGTGGACCTGCAGGAACAAATTATGGAGAAAATATTTCAGCAATGGCAATTTCTAAGAACTTCTCAGTATCAGTATTAATTCTAGCAGCTATATTTACGATGATTATTTCTTGCTTTACACCATTAATTAATGTTATATATTCGATTCCTAAATGTGTAATTGGTGGATTATCAATTTATTTATTTGGTGTAATTGCTGCTCAAGGTATTACTATTATGATGGATAAAAAGGTTGATATGTTTAACTCTAAAAACTTAGCTGTTATAGCTGTTATATTAATTGTTGGTCTAGGAGGAAGTTTTGGATTCCCTGGAAGCATGATTCCTATGTTTGGGATTCAAATACCAGCAATTGCTACAGCGGCTATTGTAGGAATTATATTAAATTTATTACTTTCATTAGATAACAAATAA
- the nifJ gene encoding pyruvate:ferredoxin (flavodoxin) oxidoreductase, whose product MKQFESMDGNKAAAYASYALTEVASIFPITPSTPMAEGVDEWSAHGKKNIFNQAVKVIEMQSEAGAVGTMRGALQAGSLASTYTASQGLLLMIPNLYKMAGELLPGVLHVAARSIATHALSIYGDHQDVMACRQTGASLLASSNVQEVMDLGVIAHLAAIKSRLPFIHFFDGFRTSHEIQKIEKIDYEDIKALVDYKSLEDFKNRALNPEHPVTRGTAQNPDIYFQQRESQNQYFMEVPDIVQHYMDKLGEITGRKYKLFDYYGDKEAEYIIVAMGSVTDTIRETIDYLRTKGEKVGVVKVHLYRPFSEKYLLEAIPSSVKKIAVLDRTKEPGSTGEPLYLDIVKCYKNYENPPLIVGGRYGLSSKDTRPSQIISVYENLKKSEPKDNFTIGIVDDVSNTSLPEGDIIETAPEGTIRCRIWGLGSDGTVGANKTAIKIIGDNTNMYVQGYFSYDSKKSGGTTTSHLRFGKEPIRSPYLVFNADYIACHNKSFIYHYDIIKGLKHGGTFVLNCSWSTKELDEKIPASIKNYIAKNNINFYIIDAMSISSKVGLGNRINMVMQSVFFKLANVLPVDEALNYLKQNIEEMYGRKGSDIVEMNKKAVDKSIEALIKVDVPSSWANAKDDSLPIKDEPDFVKNIQRPMARDEGDELPVSTFKGMEDGTFPNGTTSYEKRGIAPMIPEWQIDKCIQCGRCSYVCPHATIRPFLLDNDEEKRKPDTFKTTKPIGKNMENYHWRIQVSPMDCTGCANCADICPAKGKALIMKPAEHEIEMESENWEFAMTVKPKEDVMDKFTVKGSQFLRPLMEFSGACPGCGETPYIRLITQLFGDRMMISNATGCSSIYGASAPSMPYSTNAEGRGPAWINPLFEDAAEFGLGLQIGVKQNREKLLLLMKESIKSNIDDNLKSAFSNWIDNFNDGEGSKKATNMILNAIKDNSNSDNLIVQEILKRKDQLIKKSVWSFGGDGWAYDIGYGGLDHVIASGEDINILVMDTEVYSNTGGQCSKSTPAAAVAKFAAGGKKIRKKDLGLIAMTYGYVYVTQIAMGADMNQTIKAIKEAENYKGPSLIIAYSPCINHGIKSGMGTSMMEEKKAVDSGYWHLYRFNPELKEQGKNPFILDSKEPSQDYIEFIRGEIRYSQLMNVFPEIADEMYNISSEHASDRYRRYKALADHEVF is encoded by the coding sequence ATGAAACAATTCGAATCAATGGATGGGAATAAAGCTGCAGCTTATGCCTCCTATGCTCTAACAGAGGTAGCCTCTATCTTCCCTATTACTCCATCTACACCAATGGCAGAAGGTGTAGATGAATGGTCAGCCCATGGAAAGAAAAACATATTTAATCAAGCAGTAAAGGTAATAGAAATGCAGTCAGAAGCTGGAGCTGTAGGAACAATGAGAGGTGCACTTCAAGCTGGTTCTTTAGCATCTACATATACAGCTTCTCAGGGGCTTCTACTAATGATACCAAATCTTTATAAAATGGCAGGTGAATTGTTACCAGGGGTTTTGCATGTTGCAGCAAGATCAATTGCAACCCATGCATTATCAATTTACGGGGATCATCAAGATGTTATGGCTTGTCGCCAGACAGGTGCTTCCCTTTTAGCTTCTTCAAATGTTCAGGAAGTTATGGATTTAGGCGTTATTGCACATTTAGCAGCAATTAAATCCAGATTACCATTTATACATTTTTTTGATGGCTTTAGAACTTCACATGAAATTCAAAAAATAGAAAAAATAGATTATGAAGATATTAAAGCTCTTGTTGATTATAAATCCTTAGAAGATTTTAAAAATAGAGCTTTAAATCCAGAACATCCTGTTACTAGAGGTACTGCACAAAATCCTGATATATATTTTCAACAAAGAGAAAGTCAAAATCAATATTTTATGGAAGTGCCAGATATTGTTCAGCATTATATGGATAAGCTTGGTGAAATTACAGGAAGAAAATATAAATTATTTGATTATTATGGAGATAAGGAAGCTGAATATATAATTGTAGCTATGGGCTCTGTGACAGATACTATAAGAGAAACTATTGATTATTTAAGAACAAAAGGTGAAAAAGTAGGTGTAGTAAAAGTACACCTTTATAGGCCATTTTCTGAAAAATATTTATTAGAGGCTATACCTAGTTCAGTAAAAAAGATTGCTGTATTAGACAGAACTAAAGAACCTGGTTCAACTGGAGAACCTTTGTATTTAGACATAGTGAAATGTTATAAAAATTATGAAAATCCACCATTAATCGTTGGTGGTAGATATGGTCTTTCATCTAAAGATACAAGACCTTCTCAAATTATTTCCGTATATGAAAATTTAAAAAAATCAGAGCCAAAAGATAACTTTACTATTGGAATAGTTGATGATGTTTCTAATACTTCTCTACCTGAAGGCGATATTATTGAAACAGCACCTGAAGGTACTATACGATGCCGTATTTGGGGACTTGGTTCAGATGGAACTGTCGGTGCTAACAAAACGGCTATAAAAATAATAGGTGACAATACAAATATGTATGTTCAAGGGTATTTCTCTTATGATAGTAAAAAATCTGGTGGTACTACTACCTCCCATTTAAGGTTTGGTAAAGAACCAATTAGATCTCCATATCTGGTTTTCAACGCTGATTATATAGCTTGTCATAATAAATCCTTCATATATCACTATGATATAATCAAAGGACTTAAACACGGCGGAACATTTGTTTTGAATTGCTCATGGAGTACTAAGGAACTAGATGAAAAAATACCAGCATCAATTAAAAATTATATTGCTAAAAATAATATTAATTTTTACATTATTGATGCTATGTCTATTTCTTCTAAGGTTGGTTTAGGAAATAGAATTAACATGGTAATGCAGTCAGTATTTTTCAAACTTGCTAATGTACTTCCAGTTGATGAAGCTCTTAATTATCTAAAACAAAACATTGAAGAAATGTATGGTAGAAAAGGCTCTGATATAGTTGAGATGAATAAAAAGGCAGTAGATAAATCAATAGAAGCTTTAATTAAAGTAGATGTTCCTTCTTCTTGGGCAAATGCTAAAGATGACTCACTACCAATTAAAGATGAGCCTGATTTTGTTAAAAATATTCAACGTCCAATGGCACGTGATGAAGGGGATGAACTCCCCGTAAGCACCTTCAAAGGTATGGAAGATGGAACATTCCCTAATGGAACTACCTCATATGAAAAACGCGGTATTGCACCTATGATTCCAGAATGGCAAATTGATAAATGTATTCAATGTGGCAGATGTTCATATGTTTGCCCTCATGCTACGATTAGACCATTTTTGTTAGATAATGATGAAGAAAAAAGAAAACCTGATACATTTAAAACTACTAAACCAATCGGTAAAAACATGGAAAATTATCATTGGAGGATACAGGTATCACCAATGGATTGTACAGGATGTGCAAATTGTGCTGATATTTGCCCAGCAAAAGGTAAAGCTTTAATAATGAAACCAGCAGAGCATGAAATTGAAATGGAGTCTGAAAATTGGGAATTTGCAATGACAGTAAAACCTAAGGAAGATGTAATGGATAAATTTACTGTTAAAGGAAGTCAATTTTTGAGACCTCTTATGGAATTTAGCGGAGCTTGCCCTGGTTGTGGTGAAACTCCGTATATAAGACTAATTACACAATTGTTTGGTGATAGAATGATGATTTCCAATGCAACAGGTTGTTCATCTATTTATGGAGCTTCGGCGCCATCGATGCCATATTCAACAAATGCTGAGGGACGTGGTCCTGCATGGATTAATCCTTTATTTGAAGATGCAGCAGAGTTTGGATTAGGATTACAAATTGGTGTTAAACAAAATAGAGAAAAACTATTACTACTTATGAAAGAATCAATTAAATCTAATATAGATGATAATTTAAAAAGCGCTTTTTCAAATTGGATTGACAATTTTAATGATGGAGAAGGCTCGAAAAAAGCAACCAATATGATTTTAAATGCTATAAAAGATAATAGTAATAGTGATAATCTAATAGTTCAAGAGATATTAAAACGAAAAGATCAATTGATTAAAAAATCAGTTTGGTCATTTGGAGGTGATGGTTGGGCTTATGATATTGGATATGGTGGTTTAGATCATGTTATTGCTTCAGGAGAAGATATAAATATATTAGTTATGGATACTGAAGTTTACTCTAATACAGGAGGCCAATGTTCAAAATCCACTCCAGCAGCAGCTGTTGCTAAATTTGCTGCTGGTGGTAAAAAAATAAGAAAAAAAGACTTAGGTCTTATCGCTATGACATATGGTTATGTATATGTAACACAAATAGCTATGGGAGCTGACATGAACCAAACTATAAAAGCTATAAAAGAAGCTGAGAATTATAAGGGCCCATCATTGATAATTGCATATTCACCATGTATAAATCATGGTATCAAATCTGGTATGGGAACTAGTATGATGGAAGAAAAGAAGGCAGTAGATTCAGGATATTGGCATTTATACAGATTTAATCCTGAACTTAAAGAACAAGGGAAAAATCCTTTTATACTTGATTCAAAAGAACCATCACAGGATTATATAGAATTCATTCGTGGTGAAATTCGTTATTCCCAACTTATGAATGTGTTCCCTGAAATTGCTGATGAAATGTACAATATATCTAGTGAACATGCTTCAGACAGGTACAGGAGATATAAAGCATTAGCAGACCATGAAGTATTTTAG
- a CDS encoding DUF3787 domain-containing protein, giving the protein MAKNKHKEKQMSMPIENHDTAAWANKATLKAVSKVNIPDEEQVQNAKEHVDSNQK; this is encoded by the coding sequence ATGGCAAAAAATAAGCATAAAGAAAAACAGATGTCAATGCCAATAGAAAACCATGATACTGCTGCATGGGCAAATAAAGCAACTTTAAAAGCAGTTTCAAAAGTTAATATTCCAGATGAAGAACAAGTGCAAAATGCAAAAGAACATGTTGATTCAAATCAAAAATAA